The following is a genomic window from Butyricimonas faecihominis.
AACACCCCATCGGTCATCAATATTTATTCCACCGAAGAGTTTCAAAAGAAATCAGAATCGTTTATATTTGCATCACTATTAAGATAAAAGCTAAAAAAGAAGACATGGCACAAACTCCATCTATTCCAAAAGGAACAAGAGACTATTCACCGGAAGTTATGGTGAAAAGGAATTATATATTCGACACGATCAAATCCGTATTCAAACTCTATGGTTACTTGCCGCTGGAAACTCCGGCAATGGAAAATCTTTCGACCCTTATGGGGAAATACGGCGAGGAAGGGGATAAATTACTTTTCAAGATACTGAACTCCGGGGATTTCTTGGCTCCTGTCACCAATAGCGAAGTGGAGGAACGCAATATTCCCCGGTTGACCAACAAGATTTGCGAGAAGGGATTGCGTTATGACCTGACCGTACCTTTCGCCCGATTCGTGGTACAACACCAAAATGAAATATCATTCCCGTTCAAGCGCTACCAGATTCAACCCGTGTGGCGGGCCGACCGTCCGCAAAAGGGACGCTATCGCGAGTTCTACCAGTGTGACGTGGATGTCGTGGGAAGCGATTCCTTACTGAACGAGGTGGAATTGGTTCAAATCGTGGACGAGGTGTACAAACGGCTGAAAATAAACGTACGCTTATTGATCAACAACCGGAAAGTGCTGGCCGGAATTGCCGAGACGATCGGGCATCCCGACAAGCTGGTTGACATCACCGTTGCCATTGACAAGATGGACAAGATCGGTGCAGAGAACGTGAACGCCGAACTCCGGGAAAAAGGAGTGTCAGAAGAGGCCATCGAGAAATTACAGCCGATTCTACACTTGGAAGGTTCCAACGAGGAGAAATTGACCCGCTTACAAGAAGTCCTGAAAGGCAGCGAAACCGGATTAAAAGGAGTTGCAGAACTCTCCACCGTGTTCCGTTACCTGAATCAACTGGACATCCAAACAGAAGTAAAACTGGACCTAACACTTGCCCGAGGTTTGAGCTACTACACCGGAGCCATTTTTGAGGTAAAAGCCAAGGACGTGGAGATCGGGAGTATCACCGGGGGGGGGCGTTATGACGACTTGACCGGTATCTTCGGGATGAAAAATATGTCGGGTGTCGGTATATCTTTCGGAGCCGACCGTATCTTCGACGTGATGAACCAACTGGACATCTTCCCCAAGGATTCCACGGCAACTACCCGTGTACTTTTCGTGAACTTCGGAGAAAAAGAAGAGGCTTTCTGTCTTCCCGTGCTGAAAACCCTACGGGCCGCGGGAATCAACTCCGAGATATACCCTGAAGCCGCCAAGATGAAGAAGCAAATGACTTACGCCGACAAAAAGAGTATTCCCTACGTGGCCTTAGTCGGTGAAAACGAAATAAACAATAACGTGGTCACGCTGAAAAATATGCTCACCGGAGAACAAGAAAGTGTAGCCGTTTCCAGCTTGGTTGACAAACTTAAAAGCGAGAATTAAAATATGCAACTCTATCGCAAAGAACAACGTCCGCTGAAAAGCCACGGATTTGATGTCAGATTCCCGTGATCGGGCATCTAACGGTTGCAAGTTACAAGTTCACAAGTTACAAGTTTAAATCACTTGCAACCTGAAGAATCGAAGATTCAACCTGTAACTTATTATGTGTGTGCGCAATTTTCAATTTCTAATTTTCAATTTTCAATTAATTATGACTCATTATATAACCCCAGAGAAATTAACTTTCGAGCAAATCGAAAAAATCTTAACTAAAAAGTATAAGTTAGCTTTATCAGACGAAAGCAAAAAACTGATCAATGATTGCAAGGCTTACTTGGATCACAAGATCGCAACTTCAGACAAACCGTTGTACGGGATCACGACCGGGTTCGGCTCTCTATGCAAAATTTCTATCTCGCAAGAAGACTTAAGCCAATTACAGGCTAATTTGGTAATGTCTCACGCTTGCAGCTTGGGAGAACCCGTGCATAAAGATATTATCCGTTTGATGCTGTTGTTGAAGGCTCATGCTCTCTCTTTAGGAAAATCCGGGGTACAACAAGTGACAGTAGAACGTATTATCGATATGTTCAACCATGACGTTCTTCCCGTGGTGAAAGAGTTGGGTTCTTTGGGTGCATCCGGGGACTTGGCCCCACTGGCAAACTTGTTCTTGCCGTTGATCGGAGAGGGTGAAGTATTCTACAAGGGAAAAATCTATCCAGCAAAAGAAATTAATGCCAAATTTGGCTGGGAACCCATCCAACTGGGAGCCAAAGAAGGATTGGCCTTGTTGAACGGTACTCAATTCATGAGTTCTCATGCTGTTTACGCTTTATTGAATGCCTTCAAAGTGGTAAAATACGCTGACATTATCGGGGCGTTATCACTGGAAGCATACGACGGACGTATCGACCCGTTCTTGCCGCAAATCCACGAGGCCCGTCCTCATCCGGGACAAATTGAAACGGCCCGCAATATCCGCACCTTACTGGAAGGTTCAGAATTCCAGAAAATGGAAAAAACTCACGTGCAAGACCCGTACTCTTTCCGCTGTATGCCGCAAGTGCACGGGGCAGTGAAAGACACCGTGGCTTACGTGGCCTCTGTCGTTGAACGGGAAATCAACTCGGTAACCGATAACCCGACGATTTTCATGGAGGATGACTTGATCATTTCCGGGGGTAATTTCCACGGTGAACCGCTAGCACTGGTATTAGATTTCTTGAGCATCGCTATTGCCGAATTGGGTAGTATCTCTGAAAGACGGGTATACCGTTTGATTGCCGGAGATCGTAAAACACCTGAATTCCTCGTTGCCAATTCCGGCTTGAATTCCGGTTTCATGATCCCGCAATACGCCGCTGCCGCTATCGTCAGCAAGAACAAACAATTATGTTCCCCGTGTTCCGTGGACTCCATCCCGTCATCCAACGAGCAGGAAGACCATGTCAGCATGGGTGGTAATGCCGCAACCAAGACCGTGAAAGTGATCGAGAACGTGGAACGCGTGTTAGCTATCGAATTGATGAATGCCGCACAAGCCATCGATATGCAACGTCCGACGAAAACATCTGAATATCTGGAAAACTTCTTGGCAGAATTCCGTACCATCGTACCGTTCAACAGCCAAGACCGGGTAATGTACCAAGACATTGAGGCCGCCGTTGAATTCTTGAAACAAGGAGAATTTGAAGGATTTAAAAATTAGGTGATTTAAAATCTTAAATCTAAAAATCTAAAATTAGAGAGGGGTCTCCCTCTCTTTTTTGTTTATTTTAAAATTCATCATACATTTTTTATTCGTACATTTATGGAATTTCTGTTCTCCCCGCATCTATGTAATAACATTTCCTCCGGGAATTGCGAATAAACATAGAAAGGAAAAGTATAATTAAACAGATCACGATATGATGAAAAGATTACTTATTATCACGGTATTATTATTCGGCGCACTCGTCGCTTTCGGACAACGAGATGTTTCCGACAAAGAGAACGAGGCAGCACCGAAAACAGCCTTAATCGAGGCACAAAAGGATTATCAGAAAGCAATAAAAGAAAAAAACTCTCCGCTACTGATTCAATCATTAATCCGCCAGATCAAATACCAATCTTTGATTGACATGGACAGTATTCCTCCCATGTTGCAAAACTTGGAAGAATACATTGAAACAGACCAAAATATTGTTGAAAAAAGCATTCTCCACTCGTTATTGGCAGAACTTTATCAAATGTACTTCGATACCCAGCGAGGCAAGATCAATCGCAGGACACCAATCACGGGTTACATACCTCGCAATATGGCAGAATGGACAGGTAACATATATAGAGAAAAAATATTCCAACATGCACTGGACGCGGTAAAAGCCCAAGCCCAACTCTCCGAGGTAAATTGTCTTACCTATAAAGAAATTCTTATACTCGGGAAAAACTCTCCGGCACTTCGCCCAACGATGTACGATTTTCTCGTGTATCGCAGTATTGACATTCTAAACACTATTTCTCGTTACGATAGACAGGAACTGCTCACGAACAAGCAACTACTGTTCGCCCCGGTAAAGGAATTTGTCCAAATGCCCATCGAGGTAAAAAAGATGGATGCTTATTCAAACACGCTCAAACTTTATCAATCGTTATTACAATCTGAAATTGCGGCTCAACGCACGGATGCCATTCTTATTTCCGATCTGGACCGTTTGGAGTACGCAAACAATATCATCGGTTTAAGTCTGAACGATTCCTTATACATTCAGGCTTTAGAACAATTATCACAACAATATAGCAAGAACCCTTACAAAGTTGAAATTCTTTACAAACTTGCCCAATATTATTACCAAGGAAATTATATTTCAAGTAATAGAGATACTCAAAAAGCCTTAGATATATGTAATAGCGGTATTCGTCAGTTTCCCAAGTATTTCCGGATAGACATTTTAAAACAATTAGCCAAGGAAATCACCCAAACTACCCTATCTTATTCTATAAATCCCAACGTGTACCCGGGACACAAACAAGAGGTGAACCTATCCTTCAAAAACTTATCAGAGATTTCAATCTCACTGTACAAAATCACGGAACCCACTCTGGAATACTTGAATTTGAACAAAAGAGTTCCGAAACTGGAAAAAATATCGACTCACACGTATCGTCTTCCCAAGCGACTGGATTCTCAGGACACGATTCTACGACTTCCCGTACCTAACACGGGACGCTACCAGTTAACCGTGTCTTACGCAAATAATTCCAAAGCGGACTCATCCTATTTCAGTTCCAGCCATCTATCTACCATTGCCCGTAAAACGGGAGAAACAACTTATAATGTCCTCGTTTGTGATCTCATCAGCGGGAAACCCATCGAAGGCGCAAAAGTAAAAATCTACAAGAGAAACGGACAAAAGTACAGTCTCGCGAGAGAATTTTCTTCCGACAGAAACGGGATTGCCACGTTGAATGAATCCAATCCTGACAATTATTACCAAGTAACCTTGGGAGAAGATAATCACGGCACGATAAATCGCCTTCCCTACCAATACTTTGGCCGTACGGATGAGCGATCATCATCGGTAAACCTTTTCACGGACAGGGCAATATACCGCCCCGGACAAATAGTATATTTCAGCGGCATCAGTTGGGAAGCCACCCAAAACGCATCCAAAGCGATTGTCGGGAAAAACTACACGGTAACTTTACAAGACGTGAATCAACAGGTTATCGCGGAACAAGAAGTCCGGACAAACAAGTTCGGTTCCTTCGCTGGAAAGTTCACCTTGCCCAAAGAAGTATTGAATGGTATGTTTATCATCTCTACCGATGGAGGTAGCCAAATGATCACCGTGGCAGAGTACAAACGTCCGAAATTCGAGATCACGTTTACCCCGCTAAAGGATGCCTATAAATTAGGGGACCGGCTTACCGTTTCCGGTATTGCCAAAACTTATTCCGGTGTCAACATCGAAAATAGCAAGGTTACCTATACCGTACAAACCCGTACTTTTGATTGGAGCCTTCAGGAAAATACGATTGCAACAGGAAAAACACAAACGAATGCAAAAGGAGAATTTGAAATTTCTTTCCAAACGAAAGAATCACCCAATACACCTACAATATACAGAGGATTCGAAACTTACACAGTTTCCGTCACGATTACAACGTCCAACGGGGAAACTCAGGAAGCACAATACCCGATTATCATCACAAATCAACGTTATCAGTTAAACTCCCTCATAACCCCTGAAATCAATAAAGATCTTCCAAGTAAGATTCTGGTTACAACCCAAAATCAACTCGGTTATCCTTTGACAGAAAATATCACATACGAACTATTCTTTCTTAAACCGTTACAAAAGTTAGGAGAGCAATACGACGAAGGGAATCCACCCATTGACAAAAAAGTTCGAGAAGGAACGTTCACGACTGGAGAAGACAAAAAACTGGAAATGAACTTGTCGTCCTTGCCTTCCGGTGCATACTTGTTGAAATTTACAGGGACAGGAAACGATAAAGATATTACTTACCAAAGAATCGTCTATCTGTATTCCACTCAAGACAAACGTCCTCCCTATCCAACTTACTATTGGTGCGTGCAAGAGAAAACGGTATGTGTCCCCGGCGAAGATGCCAAAATTCTGGTGGGTTCGTCCGCTAAAGAAGTATATGTATTATATGAGGTATATTCCAATCAGAAATTCATGGAACGCAAACGCTTCATGCTGAACAATTCCTATACAACGCTGTCTATTCCTTACAAGGAAACTTACGGCCCAACAGCAGATGTCTTTATCAGTTACATAAAGGATAACAAATTCTTCCTAGAAAACATTACTTTAACTCGTAAAGAAACAAGCAAACAACTGGATATTACCACGAAAACATTCCGGGATCACCTTACCCCCGGACAACAAGAAGAATGGTCATTTGTGGTCAAAACAGAACAAGGAAAAGCTGTCATAGCTGAAATGATGGCAAGTATGTACGATGCCTCGCTGGATAAAATCCATTCACATCGCTGGAACTTCAATCCCGTCTATTCCACCTATAGCATGCCCCCCAGATGGAGATATACTACCTATCCGCTAAACGGTTATTTAAGCGAACGCATCAAATGGGCAAATGTCCCCAGATTTGAATATGATGTATTAAATCTATATGGCCTAAATCAGTTTGGATTCTCTAACGAGGCACAGATCATGGTAAGAGGATACGATGGAGTACCGGGAGCCTTAGCGGAAGAATCTACGACAGAAGACGTAGCGGTTGTTGCTTTCGGAAAAGTAGCAGGAGTTTCCAACTTAAGTAATTCCGACACGAGATTCTACATCAGAGGCTTATCTTCTTTTAAAGAATCCGGAGACGAGGCCTTTGTAGCCGGCGAACTTGCTTCCCCGGAAATCAGACAAAATTTCCAAGAAACAGCCTTTTTCTTCCCTCAGCTCCTGACAGATTCGACCGGTAACGTGGTAATCAAATTTACAGTACCGGAATCAAACACTACATGGAAATTTATGGCCTTGGCACACACACCGACCATGCAATTCGGACAAATTGAAAAATTCGTCGTTACAAGCAAGAAATTTATGGTCAACACGAACTTACCACGCTTTGTACGTACAGGTGATAAAGTCGTGTTACAAACCACGATCAACAATCTCACACCGGAAGAGCAACAAGGAGAAGCTTACCTTGAGTTATTTGTTCCCTCTACGAACGCCGTAGTCAGCAAACAACAGGTTGCATTTAACGTGAAGGCTGAGGAAAATCAAACCATCAGTTTTGAATTCACCGCCCCGAAAAACATGGATTTACTCGGGTGCCGTATTGTTGCTTCTTCTTCGGAATTCAGTGATGGAGAACAGCATGTACTACCCGTGGTTCCCGATGCAACCCTAGTTACCCAGACTTTACCTATATTCACGCACCAACAGGGGCAACAAACATTCAAGCTGAATGCCCCGAAAGGTGTTACCCCGTACCGTCTGACACTGGAACTCACGGCCAATCCGATATGGTACGCGGTATTGGCATTACCGACAATAAACACGCCCCAGACAGACAACGTAACGGAGATCACGGCATCCTATTATGTCAGTACACTTGCCACGGCTATTGCTAACGCAAACCCGCAAATCACAAATACCATCCGGCAATGGATGCAGAAACCAGACGCAGCACTGACCTCTCCGCTAGAAAAGAACCAGGAATTGAAATCTATCCTGTTGCAACTTTCACCTTGGGTAACCGAAGCCCAGAATGAAACCCAACAGATGCGTTCCCTTGGAGAACTTTTGGATGTCAACCGTCAAAACTACATTTCGCAACAGGCTATCAACAAACTTGCCGAACTACAAAATGAAGATGGCGGGTGGTCTTGGTTTAAAGGATTTACTTCCAGCACATTCATGACAGAAAACGTGCTTGAAGCCATGGCAAGACTTGTAACACTAAATATCACAAGTCACCCGGAGCAGGTGAAAAAGATGCAGATCAAAGCACTACAATTTCTGGATAAACAAATACAGGAATCATACAAACACGTGAAGACAGCCGGATATTCTCAGATATTGTACCTGTACACACGTAGCGCATACCGGGATATTCCATTAACAAATGCATTGGAAGCTCACAAGTATTATCTCAATCAACTGGAGACGTCATGGACACAACTTTCCCTTTACGAAAAGGCCTTGACCGCCATTGCCATGGAACGTTACGGGAAAACGGATATTGCAAAACAAATCATTCGTTCTCTGAAAGAATATTCCACGATAACTCCCGAAATGGGAATGTACTGGGCAAACAACCGTTCTAGCCTGTTCACGAATTCCGCCATTCAAACCCACGTGGCTGTCATGAGCGCTTTCCGGGAAATTGAAGGTAATTCCACGGACACGGAATTAATGAAACAATGGTTACTGCGCCAGAAACAAACTCAAAGCTGGGGATCAACCCCAACCACAGTAGATGCCGTTTATGCCTTGTTACTCACTGGCAATAATCAATTAGCTTCTCCGGAAGATCTAAGCGTCAAACTCGGAAACAAGAACTTGAACATCTCCCCGGAAGAAACAACGCTCGGTTACATCAAGCAGACTTTCACGGGTAAAGAAATTACCCCGAAGATGATGAACGTAACCCTTTCAAAGAAACGGCAACAAGCAAGTTGGGGAGGTTTATATTTACAATACTTTGAGAAATTAGACAAGATTACCAGTCATTCAGGTGAAATCTCCGTGAAGAAAGATCTCTTCATCCAGAAAGAAGGTGATAATGGAAATACATTGACACCACTGACAGGACAGAATTTACAGGTCGGAGACCGAATTTGCATCCGTATCACAGTAACCAATGATCAAGATATGCAATTCGTACATCTGAAAGATCTGAGAGCCGGATGCTTCGAACCCACGGAACAACTCTCGGGTAACCGCTGGCAAGATAATCTTGGTTACTACCAAGAAACCACGGATGTTGCAACAAATTTCTTCTTTGATTTTCTTCCTAAAGGCACGCACGTGTTCGAGTACACGGTGTGGATCGCCCAAAGAGGAACTTATCAAGATGGTATTGCCACATTACAATGTGTCTATGCTCCACAATATTCAGCGAACAGCGATGCGGGAAGTGTCACCATTCAATAGATAAAAAGAAAAGTTGAGGATTTGATCCTCAACTTTTCTTTTTATAATCATCTTACTTTTCTTCCAGAATTAAACGGAAACCTGATCCGTGTACATTCTCAATTTTGATTGCTGGATCATCCTTAAAATATTTTCTCAACTTGGTCACGTAAACATCCATACTACGGGCCGTAAAATAATCGCTGGCTCCCCAGATCTCGTTCAACGCCTTATCCCGTTGTAACAGGCCATCCCGATGATAGTATAATAATTCCAGCAAACGAGACTCTTTCGGGGTCAACTTGATAACTTCATCACCTTTTGTAATCGTACGCAACTCCGTGTTAAACAGGTAAGCTCCCAACTCGATCAATTTAGGTTTTACTTCTGTTTCCTCGTGTTCGCAACGACTGAGAATAGCTTTAATCTTAAAGATCAACAACTCGGAATCAAACGGCTTAACAATATAATCATCTGCCCCAATTTCGTAACCTAATTTCATGTCATCCTTCATACTTTTAGCAGTGATATACACGAAAGGTACCGTAACGTCCAGCTCCCGGATTTTCTTTCCTAAAGTAAAACCATCCATCTCGGGCATCATCACATCCAATAGACACAAATCGAACTTTTCCTTACGAAATGCTTCAAAGCCATCGACTCCGTTCGTGCAGTGTATCACATCGTAATCGGATAACTCCAAATAAGATTTCAGAACCGACCCGAAACAAGGATCGTCTTCTACCAAGAGTATTTTATGTCCCATATCTATTTATTTATATATTTACTATTTCAACTCTCCATTTTAAAAATAATCTCTACTTGAGTCCCCTTATTCTTCTTTGAGGTTAACTGGATCTCTCCACCATGCAATTCCACGATCGATTTCGCATAGCTCAATCCCAATCCGAACCCTTTCACGTTATGCACGTTCCCGCTAGGCACCCGATAGAAACGTTTGAACACCTTGTCCTGCGCCTCTTTCGGAATTCCGATTCCTGTGTCCCGAACTCCAATAATAAAACGGTTACCCTCCTGTTTCGTGTATATGTATATATTCAACGAATCATGGGAATATTTGATGGCATTATCAATCAAATTACAGACAACATTCAACATATGTACCTCGTCCGCAGATATTACATAACCTTCCGGATCTAGCTCAGCTCGAATTACTCCTCCCTTCTCTTCGACTTGTAGTCTGAAATGTTCCACGGCCTCATCCACCAACACGTTCAAGTTTACAGGAACTTTTTTCAAATGTACTTCTCTCCGGTCCAGCTTAGCCTGCAACAAGATTCTTTCCACGTATTTATTCATCCGCTCGTTCTCGTTACGGATCATTGAATTAAACTTCAATATCTGTGTTCGATCGTTCAACACCTTTTCTTTCTCAATAGCAGACGTGGCCAGTGAAATCGTTGCCAACGGGGTCTTGAACTCGTGTGTCATGTTATTGATAAAATCATTCTTGATCACGGACAATTTCTGCTGCCGCATGATAATCACGATCGTAATAATAAACACACTCATCAAACCGATAATACAAAAACCCGAAGCGATAAACATCCATCCCATATTATTATAGAAAAGAGAATCTCTCGTATCAAACATCACACACAGGTTAGCATCTTTCGTGGTCTGGTCATTGGGGAACAACTCCACGTAATAGAATCCTTTTGTTCCCTTTTCCTTGATATATTGTACGATCTGCTCCCGGGTCATAATCTTCCACGTGAACGGGTTATCAATTCCCGTGTTGATCATTTCCTCTTTCAAGTAAGGATTCAAATCAACATTCTCCAAGCGTTTCTCCACCTGCGCCATCTGCGGATCTTTCTCCCTCAAATAACGAATTACAAACTCCCGTACCAGATCCATCATTCGCTGGCGCTCTAATGAATCGGCTAATCTTTCGGCCTCCGATGTCGCAGAACGCATCACTTGATAAAGGATATTATTATCCCGGTCAGTTTCCAAGATATAACCGGGACCCATCCGTCCTCCCGGATTCATAAAAATCCTCAACATACTAGAGATATTCCCTCCCTGCCCTTCTCCAACTTTACCTTTAGAGAAGGCAAGCGAAAAAAGAGAGATTCCATTATTGCCCGGGTCTTCATCCGCCAATACAGAATCCTGAGCATGATTCATTGTAGAAATAACTTCCTCCACCTGCGTGTAGCGTTCTTTCAAATCATTAAAAAGACGGATATTATTGGTTTGCTCGACCAGATTGACAGCTTTCCCTAAAACATCGTACACCTTTGAGGTGAAACGAGCCTCACCTTCCCGCATACTGTATTTCATCCAAATCCATTGCACGCTCACCACCGCAATAAAAGCGATAAGCATAATGATAGATAATATTCTGATTATTATTTTTTTAATCATAAGCTGCCATATACAATCAGCGAAAATAGCATTTTTTATTTCATCATGCAATGACTTGAAAAGAAAATATCATGAAAAAGAGGTACCCGGGTAAGGTACCTCTAAAAAACAACTAAGTAATAAAAACGGGAAAATTAAAACCACCATAATGGTTTTATGCTTTATTTCAGTTTGCTCTCTAACACTTTATAAATGTTACTTTCTTTATTTTCAACAGTCATTTTGTTGAACAGTTTCTTTTGCAAATCCAAACTATCCACTAACTGGTCTTTAATCAAAAATAAAGAAATTTCTTTACGCGGGTTAGCAACAATCAAATCTCTTGTCCAATTGGCTTGTTTTTTCAGGAAACGTTGTTTTTGCAACTGGTGAATACCCAACATAACCTCGTCATCCTTGGAAAGTTTCTCTTTCTTGCTGATCTTCTCGATACGCTTGTCGATCTTGGCAATATCTTCACCAAATCTTTCCTTGTACATTTTCTTGATTTCCTTGTACTCATCCATCAAACCAGAACCATCAGCTTCGATTTGATCCGGGAATTTGATTTTACCTTTGATCCAGATCATATCTTTTGTATCCAGAATAGCCTCAACCGTAGCCTTTCCATCAATATCAACCCATACTCTTCCCGGGATTTTAAACTGATCTGTTCTTAAATCTATTTTACCATCTTTC
Proteins encoded in this region:
- a CDS encoding sensor histidine kinase, translating into MIKKIIIRILSIIMLIAFIAVVSVQWIWMKYSMREGEARFTSKVYDVLGKAVNLVEQTNNIRLFNDLKERYTQVEEVISTMNHAQDSVLADEDPGNNGISLFSLAFSKGKVGEGQGGNISSMLRIFMNPGGRMGPGYILETDRDNNILYQVMRSATSEAERLADSLERQRMMDLVREFVIRYLREKDPQMAQVEKRLENVDLNPYLKEEMINTGIDNPFTWKIMTREQIVQYIKEKGTKGFYYVELFPNDQTTKDANLCVMFDTRDSLFYNNMGWMFIASGFCIIGLMSVFIITIVIIMRQQKLSVIKNDFINNMTHEFKTPLATISLATSAIEKEKVLNDRTQILKFNSMIRNENERMNKYVERILLQAKLDRREVHLKKVPVNLNVLVDEAVEHFRLQVEEKGGVIRAELDPEGYVISADEVHMLNVVCNLIDNAIKYSHDSLNIYIYTKQEGNRFIIGVRDTGIGIPKEAQDKVFKRFYRVPSGNVHNVKGFGLGLSYAKSIVELHGGEIQLTSKKNKGTQVEIIFKMES